Proteins found in one Paenibacillus sp. FSL R10-2782 genomic segment:
- the spoVB gene encoding stage V sporulation protein B, whose product MKKQTFIHGAIILLAAGIINRLLGFIPRIALPRIIGPEGVGLYQQGYPFFIVLVTLITGGIPLAVAKLVAESETAGQPEMSRRILHTSLRFTVTLSLLAMVLCLLFAPWITSHLLTDSRVYYTFVSMSPMIVIVAVSSAYRGYFQGKQNMIPSASSSIVETIMRIFCVIWFAYLLLPHGVAYAAAGAMLGALAGELIGMIVLLWQYKWNQQKGHIPLQPEVPPSSGAHSEQPSVLSRLLSISVPVTAGRLVGSLSYLLESILCMRSLAVAGIATGVATAQYGAMQGMVIPVLLLPGVLTSSLAVSLVPSLSEAAAKGQMTAIHKRLHQSLRLALVAGAPFAVIMYVLAEPLCLLLYNNGDIAGMLKLMAPFALFMYIQAPLQATLQALDRPGSALFNTFVGAVIKIALIVWLASQPQYGIYGAVIAICINSAIVTLLHGFSVSRLLRFRVRLLDFWKTGVGMIIMAAAVLYAYRHLTVFSQMWLQFLFAAGLGIILYLFLMTLTKMIDWDNLNRIPILRRWFKA is encoded by the coding sequence TTGAAAAAGCAGACATTCATCCATGGAGCAATTATTTTATTAGCGGCTGGAATTATCAATCGGCTGCTGGGTTTTATTCCGCGAATCGCGCTCCCGCGTATTATCGGTCCCGAAGGAGTCGGCTTGTACCAACAGGGTTATCCCTTTTTTATCGTGCTGGTAACCCTTATTACCGGGGGCATACCGCTTGCCGTAGCCAAGCTAGTAGCCGAGTCTGAAACTGCGGGTCAACCGGAAATGTCACGGCGTATTTTGCACACCAGCCTGCGCTTCACTGTTACACTTAGCCTGCTGGCCATGGTGCTCTGTCTTCTCTTTGCCCCCTGGATTACAAGCCACCTGCTGACAGACAGCCGTGTTTATTATACATTTGTCAGTATGAGTCCGATGATTGTCATTGTTGCTGTTTCCTCTGCCTACAGAGGCTATTTTCAGGGAAAACAAAATATGATTCCGTCCGCAAGCTCCTCCATTGTCGAGACTATCATGCGCATTTTTTGCGTCATCTGGTTTGCTTACCTGCTCCTTCCACATGGCGTGGCCTACGCTGCTGCAGGGGCGATGCTCGGCGCGCTGGCGGGTGAACTCATTGGCATGATTGTTCTTCTATGGCAATACAAATGGAACCAGCAAAAAGGTCACATACCCCTACAACCGGAAGTTCCTCCATCTTCAGGTGCTCATTCCGAACAACCGTCTGTGTTGTCACGACTTCTATCTATATCGGTTCCCGTAACAGCCGGAAGACTTGTGGGATCGTTGTCCTATTTGCTCGAATCTATTCTATGTATGCGTAGCCTGGCCGTAGCAGGTATTGCCACCGGAGTGGCAACCGCCCAATACGGGGCCATGCAGGGTATGGTCATTCCAGTGTTATTACTGCCCGGTGTTCTCACCAGTTCACTGGCTGTTTCCCTTGTACCTTCTTTATCCGAAGCTGCTGCCAAGGGACAAATGACAGCCATTCATAAGCGATTGCATCAATCCCTTCGGCTTGCTTTAGTTGCAGGAGCCCCATTTGCTGTCATTATGTACGTATTGGCAGAGCCTCTGTGCCTGCTGCTCTACAACAATGGCGACATTGCGGGCATGCTTAAGCTCATGGCTCCTTTTGCTCTTTTTATGTACATTCAGGCCCCGCTTCAGGCAACACTTCAGGCTCTGGATCGTCCCGGAAGCGCCTTATTCAATACCTTTGTCGGAGCCGTTATCAAAATCGCGCTTATTGTCTGGCTTGCTTCCCAGCCTCAATACGGTATCTATGGAGCAGTCATTGCCATTTGTATCAACAGCGCCATAGTCACCCTTCTGCATGGCTTCAGTGTAAGCAGACTGCTTCGGTTTCGTGTGCGGCTGCTTGATTTCTGGAAAACCGGAGTCGGCATGATTATCATGGCGGCTGCCGTCTTATATGCTTACAGACATCTAACGGTTTTCAGTCAAATGTGGCTGCAATTTCTTTTCGCCGCAGGCTTGGGCATTATTCTGTACCTTTTTCTGATGACTCTGACCAAAATGATTGACTGGGACAATCTCAACCGTATCCCCATCCTGAGAAGATGGTTTAAGGCATAG
- a CDS encoding DUF421 domain-containing protein: MGHDIFAHIFRTLLMYFIVFLVMRLMGKREIGKLSVFDLVISIMIAEIAVFSLEDIKRPLYEGLIPLGVLLILQIGISYFSLKSRRLRLLFDGKPSVLFSNGQINREEMLKQRYNLDDLLLQLREQNIEGLDDVEYVILETTGKLTVISKDDDVGDSESEKQKPNLEQTNLINNDQQEDKVHPSPQIGGKFRYEGLPIPLIMDGKVLDRNLERMDMNRFWLKNQIQAQGHKDFKDVFLCSVNHKGDVYITPPAFGESSD, from the coding sequence TTGGGTCACGATATTTTTGCACATATATTTCGAACATTGCTCATGTATTTTATTGTATTTCTGGTTATGCGATTAATGGGTAAACGGGAGATCGGAAAATTATCTGTTTTTGACCTCGTGATATCCATTATGATTGCGGAAATCGCTGTATTCAGTTTGGAAGATATAAAACGTCCGTTGTATGAAGGATTGATTCCTTTGGGCGTGCTTCTGATTTTGCAGATCGGCATTTCGTATTTCAGTCTTAAAAGTCGGCGTCTGCGGCTGCTGTTCGATGGTAAGCCCAGTGTATTGTTCTCCAATGGACAAATAAACAGGGAAGAAATGCTGAAGCAACGCTACAATTTAGATGATCTGCTGTTACAACTTCGGGAACAAAATATCGAAGGCTTGGACGATGTAGAATATGTTATTTTGGAAACGACAGGCAAGCTCACGGTCATAAGTAAAGATGATGACGTTGGAGATAGTGAATCTGAAAAGCAGAAACCAAATTTAGAACAAACGAATTTGATAAACAACGATCAACAGGAGGATAAAGTCCATCCTTCGCCTCAAATCGGCGGGAAGTTTAGATATGAAGGCCTTCCCATTCCGTTGATTATGGATGGCAAAGTGCTGGATCGGAATTTGGAGCGTATGGATATGAACCGTTTTTGGCTTAAAAATCAGATTCAAGCTCAAGGACATAAAGATTTTAAGGATGTTTTCTTGTGCTCGGTTAACCATAAAGGCGATGTATATATTACGCCGCCTGCCTTTGGGGAATCCTCGGATTAA